The Thermoflavifilum sp. genome contains a region encoding:
- a CDS encoding Rrf2 family transcriptional regulator translates to MIFSKSCEYAIRAVIFIAHQSRNGKKVSIREVAKGIDSPVHFIAKILQFLSKRNIIQSTKGPNGGFYLDKRAMKQTLEDVVIAMDGAEVFEGCALGLRYCSEARPCPLHEDFKQIRASIRESLQSITIGQFAEEDAIKPVLKR, encoded by the coding sequence ATGATATTTTCTAAAAGTTGTGAATATGCCATTCGAGCTGTTATCTTCATAGCCCATCAGAGCAGGAATGGAAAAAAGGTGAGCATTCGAGAAGTGGCGAAGGGCATTGATTCACCGGTGCATTTTATTGCGAAGATCCTTCAGTTTTTAAGTAAAAGGAATATCATTCAATCGACAAAAGGTCCGAACGGAGGCTTTTATCTGGATAAAAGAGCGATGAAGCAAACACTTGAAGATGTGGTGATTGCCATGGACGGTGCAGAAGTATTTGAAGGTTGTGCACTTGGACTAAGGTATTGTTCGGAAGCGAGGCCATGCCCGCTGCATGAAGATTTCAAGCAGATAAGAGCATCTATTCGCGAATCATTGCAATCTATCACGATAGGTCAATTTGCGGAAGAAGATGCAATAAAGCCTGTATTGAAGAGATAA
- the ric gene encoding iron-sulfur cluster repair di-iron protein, producing the protein MAHTHQLDVTQIPPKLKHPTIFQHFDELKEGDSFTILNDHDPKPLYYQLLAERGDTFTWEYKQQGPQWWEVEIGKKKLHEPLTVGAIAASDQRKANVFLKMGIDFCCHGNKTLDEACRDAHLNPDEVRKALKEVERLPEDRLHRFHEWELDFLCDYIVNVHHRYVSEVSPVLRELSEKVALRHGNNHPELLSISQHVAALTSEMLSHQIKEERILFPFIKEMVKSASEHKPFQHPPFGTIENPVQMMMMDHDETAKLMKAIHDASNGYQVPEDGCESYRLLYQKLDEFENDLYQHIHLENNILFPKAVEMEKQNGVIVE; encoded by the coding sequence ATGGCACACACGCATCAATTGGATGTTACGCAAATTCCTCCCAAGCTAAAGCATCCAACCATTTTTCAGCACTTTGATGAGCTGAAAGAGGGTGATAGCTTTACCATCTTGAATGATCACGATCCCAAGCCGCTGTACTATCAGTTACTGGCAGAGCGTGGAGATACGTTTACCTGGGAATACAAACAACAGGGTCCGCAGTGGTGGGAAGTGGAAATCGGTAAAAAAAAACTTCATGAACCACTGACTGTAGGAGCTATAGCAGCAAGTGATCAGCGCAAGGCCAATGTGTTTCTGAAAATGGGTATTGATTTCTGCTGCCATGGTAACAAAACACTCGATGAAGCCTGTCGAGATGCCCATTTGAATCCTGATGAGGTAAGGAAAGCGTTGAAGGAAGTGGAGCGTTTGCCGGAAGACAGGCTTCATCGTTTTCATGAATGGGAATTAGATTTTCTGTGTGATTACATTGTTAACGTTCATCACAGGTATGTCAGCGAAGTATCGCCGGTTTTACGTGAATTAAGTGAGAAAGTTGCGTTGCGGCATGGCAATAATCATCCAGAACTGCTCTCCATCTCTCAGCATGTGGCTGCCCTGACTTCAGAAATGCTTTCGCATCAAATCAAAGAAGAGCGGATACTTTTTCCTTTCATTAAAGAAATGGTTAAAAGCGCAAGCGAGCATAAACCATTTCAACATCCGCCTTTTGGAACAATTGAAAATCCCGTGCAAATGATGATGATGGATCATGACGAAACCGCAAAGCTCATGAAAGCTATTCATGATGCATCGAACGGATATCAGGTCCCGGAAGACGGTTGCGAAAGCTATCGATTACTATACCAGAAACTCGATGAATTCGAAAATGATTTGTATCAGCATATTCATCTGGAAAACAATATTTTATTTCCAAAGGCAGTGGAGATGGAAAAGCAAAATGGTGTGATTGTAGAATGA
- a CDS encoding hemerythrin domain-containing protein, producing the protein MKKKLLVHRDGTMASLGKDHHYDLMFCWRIKQGIKKRVDTRRLFQYVQYFWFHHLREHLSEEENLLFGRVQDDFCKRGYQEHNQIRRQIRKIFYHESQQPGAYLKLVDLLTAHIHFEEDVLFPHLENILPARFLAEVSHPIAALHEQSVQDDYADVFW; encoded by the coding sequence ATGAAAAAGAAACTTCTTGTGCACAGGGATGGTACGATGGCTTCACTAGGCAAGGATCATCATTATGATTTGATGTTTTGCTGGCGCATTAAACAGGGCATCAAGAAACGGGTAGATACACGACGTTTGTTTCAATACGTTCAGTATTTCTGGTTTCATCATTTGCGTGAGCATTTGAGTGAAGAAGAAAATCTGTTATTCGGTCGGGTGCAGGACGATTTTTGTAAAAGAGGATATCAGGAACACAACCAGATTCGCCGGCAGATTCGCAAAATCTTCTATCATGAATCTCAACAACCTGGAGCATATTTGAAATTAGTTGATTTGCTTACTGCACATATTCATTTTGAAGAAGATGTGTTGTTTCCTCATTTAGAAAACATATTGCCCGCGCGCTTTCTTGCTGAAGTAAGCCATCCCATAGCAGCCCTCCACGAGCAGTCTGTTCAAGATGATTATGCTGATGTATTCTGGTGA
- a CDS encoding DUF2249 domain-containing protein — MVVHAKTRIASIIREKPQAIEVIASLAPPLEKLKNPLLRKMFASRVTVADAAAMGGCTIEAFRDALEKMGFQWMEQEMQPETQTSDQPDWLTHADASQIETMDVRQSLQQGKDPLQDILKAYENIQPGAILCIINSFEPVPLIQLLGKKGARSYTLEKASDLFYTYFQKPTTDEAFRVNEDDEAPAVIYCNQQKWEALLQQYPESKRRFLDVRALEMPQPMQTILAALPELAPGQALLVQHKRVPVYLLEELHDAHYRTYIYKTSETEVWLLIVQIAENG; from the coding sequence ATGGTTGTGCATGCAAAAACGCGTATAGCATCTATCATCCGGGAAAAACCGCAGGCCATTGAGGTAATTGCAAGTCTGGCTCCGCCACTGGAGAAATTAAAAAATCCTTTGTTGCGAAAAATGTTTGCTTCTCGTGTAACGGTAGCAGATGCTGCAGCCATGGGTGGTTGTACGATCGAAGCATTTCGAGATGCGCTGGAAAAAATGGGTTTTCAATGGATGGAGCAGGAGATGCAGCCTGAGACTCAAACGTCGGATCAGCCCGACTGGCTTACGCATGCCGATGCATCGCAGATTGAAACAATGGATGTGCGCCAGTCTCTGCAGCAGGGAAAAGATCCATTGCAGGATATTTTAAAAGCCTACGAAAACATTCAACCAGGCGCCATATTATGTATCATCAATAGTTTTGAACCGGTACCGCTCATCCAGCTATTAGGTAAGAAAGGAGCCAGAAGCTACACGCTGGAGAAAGCATCCGATCTGTTTTATACCTATTTTCAGAAACCTACGACGGATGAAGCTTTTAGGGTGAATGAAGACGATGAGGCTCCGGCAGTTATTTACTGTAATCAACAGAAATGGGAAGCCTTGTTGCAGCAATATCCCGAAAGCAAACGCAGGTTTCTGGACGTACGCGCACTGGAAATGCCCCAGCCGATGCAGACCATACTGGCTGCATTGCCTGAGCTGGCTCCCGGACAGGCTTTGCTGGTGCAACACAAGCGTGTGCCGGTATATTTACTGGAGGAATTGCATGATGCACATTATCGCACGTATATCTATAAAACTTCTGAAACTGAGGTATGGTTGCTTATCGTGCAAATAGCTGAAAATGGCTGA
- a CDS encoding metal-sulfur cluster assembly factor — MLELSIQDPHFNEKMQVVEALHQVIDPELFVNIIDLGLVYDIAFPADNRLVITMTLSTPHCPLGEAIEAGIHHVLEPLFPDKTIEVNIVWEPPWDFSMMTAEGRRQLGIEEDE, encoded by the coding sequence ATGTTAGAGCTGTCTATACAGGATCCACACTTCAATGAAAAGATGCAGGTCGTAGAGGCCTTGCATCAGGTCATCGATCCGGAGTTGTTTGTGAATATCATCGACCTGGGACTGGTGTATGATATAGCCTTTCCTGCAGATAACAGGCTGGTCATTACCATGACGCTATCCACGCCGCATTGTCCGCTGGGTGAAGCCATCGAGGCCGGCATACATCATGTGCTGGAGCCTTTGTTTCCCGATAAAACGATTGAGGTGAATATCGTCTGGGAGCCTCCATGGGATTTCAGCATGATGACCGCAGAAGGGCGCAGGCAGTTAGGGATTGAAGAAGATGAATAG